One region of Scomber scombrus chromosome 10, fScoSco1.1, whole genome shotgun sequence genomic DNA includes:
- the asb8 gene encoding ankyrin repeat and SOCS box protein 8, whose amino-acid sequence MSSTMWYIMQSIQSKYSLSERLIRTIAAIRSFPHDNVEDLIRKGADVNRMHGTLKPLHCACMVADADCVELLLEKGAEVNALDGYNRTALHYAAEKDESCVELLLEYGALPNALDGNKDTPLHWAAFKDNPECVRALLESGACPNARDYNNDTPLSWAAMKGNLESVKVLLDYGAQVHVTNLKGQTPISRLVALLARGLGTEQEEECLELLCRAAGRFEIRRADGTLPRELSKDPQLLARLTNMVAQAPSLRSLARCAVRQSLGVQFLPTAVKELPLPETIKDYLLLRD is encoded by the exons ATGAGCTCTACTATGTGGTACATCATGCAAAGCATTCAAAGTAAATACTCCTTGTCCGAGCGGCTCATCCGCACCATCGCAGCTATCCGCTCATTCCCACACGACAATGTGGAGGATCTTATTCGTAAG GGAGCTGATGTGAACCGGATGCATGGCACACTTAAACCACTGCACTGTGCCTGTATGGTCGCTGATGCTGACTGCGTGGAGCTGCTGCTAGAGAAGGGGGCAGAG GTGAATGCTCTGGATGGATATAACCGCACAGCCTTGCATTATGCGGCAGAGAAGGATGAGAGCTGCGTGGAGCTGCTGTTGGAGTATGGGGCCCTGCCAAATGCCCTGGATGGCAACAAGGACACTCCACTTCACTGGGCCGCCTTCAAAGATAACCCAGAGTGTGTGAGAGCCTTGCTGGAGAGCGGGGCCTGTCCCAATGCCCGTGACTACAACAATGACACACCTTTAAGCTGGGCAGCAATGAAGGGCAACCTGGAGAGTGTCAAAGTGCTATTAGACTACGGCGCCCAGGTCCATGTGACCAACCTGAAGGGCCAGACCCCTATTTCCCGACTGGTGGCCTTGCTAGCCCGGGGCCTGGGCACTGAACAGGAGGAAGAGTGCCTGGAGCTGCTGTGCCGGGCAGCAGGGCGGTTTGAGATCCGACGAGCTGACGGCACCCTTCCCAGGGAGCTGAGTAAGGATCCCCAGCTGCTGGCGAGGCTTACCAACATGGTGGCGCAGGCTCCCTCACTTCGCTCTTTGGCACGCTGTGCTGTCCGGCAGAGTCTCGGAGTGCAGTTCCTCCCCACTGCTGTTAAAGAGCTTCCTTTACCAGAGACGATTAAAGACTATCTACTGCTGAGAGACTGA